A window of the Lactuca sativa cultivar Salinas chromosome 7, Lsat_Salinas_v11, whole genome shotgun sequence genome harbors these coding sequences:
- the LOC111877307 gene encoding rab GTPase-activating protein 22: MMNILRKDPGLPTDSFYEVRAGFSDGPKTNFRIKAGKTLSEKRWRASFTDEGCLDIGKCLSRIYHGGIHPSIRGEVWEILLGCYDHKSTFEEREQIRQRRREQYAELKESCSRMFPTVGSGKFITARVITANGDLIQDPNVDLGTNPEKPPTLQSQETVAREHDKEIIQWKLALHQIGLDVVRTDRTLMFYEKQENLAKLWDILAVYAWFDKDVGYGQGMSDLCSPMIMLLEDEADAFWCFERLMRRLRGNFRCTGNSVGVETQLDSLANVTQVVDPKLHSHLEHLGGGGYLFAFRMLMVLFRRELSFGDSLYLWEMMWALEYNPELFSLYEGGDETNSKSDTVRLKRKAIRQYGKYERANRKNQARVKPGSVSPLPISVFLVASVLKDRSDKLLTEARGLDDVVKILNDISGNMDAKKTCTEAMKIHKKYLKRQKRHSFHIPWLVSNAS, from the exons ATGATGAACATTTTACGAAAAGACCCAGGTCTACCAACTGATTCATTCTACGAGGTTCGAGCTGGATTTTCCGATGGTCCCAAAACCAATTTTAGAATCAAG GCCGGAAAGACACTCAGTGAAAAAAGGTGGCGGGCTTCATTTACAGATGAAGGTTGTCTTGATATAGGCAAGTGCCTTAGTCGAATCTATCATGGA GGGATTCATCCATCAATTAGAGGAGAAGTGTGGGAAATTCTTCTCGGTTGTTATGATCATAAAAGCACATTTGAAGAACGAGAACAAATACGACAAAGACGAAG GGAGCAATATGCTGAGTTGAAAGAATCATGTAGCCGAATGTTTCCCACTGTTGGAAGTGGGAAATTCATCACAGCACGTGTGATCACAGCAAATGGGGATCTAATTCAAGATCCTAATGTGGATTTAGGAACAAATCCTGAAAAGCCTCCAACATTGCAATCTCAAGAAACTG TTGCTCGGGAGCATGACAAGGAAATAATTCAGTGGAAGCTGGCTCTACATCAAATAG GTCTTGATGTGGTTCGCACAGATAGAACactaatgttttatgaaaaacaAGAAAATTTGGCAAAACTTTGGGATATTCTTGCAGTCTATGCTTGGTTTGATAAAGATGTCGGTTATGGTCAAg GAATGAGTGATCTTTGCTCCCCCATGATTATGCTTCTTGAAGATGAAGCAGATGCTTTTTGGTGCTTTGAACGTTTAATGCGAAGATTA AGAGGGAATTTCAGGTGCACAGGAAATTCGGTTGGGGTAGAGACACAACTTGATAGCTTGGCTAATGTTACTCAAGTTGTTGATCCTAAACTTCATAGTCACTTAG AACACCTAGGTGGAGGTGGATACCTATTTGCATTCCGGATGCTTATGGTGTTGTTCAGAAGAGAACTTTCTTTTGGAGATTCATTGTACTTATGGGAG ATGATGTGGGCATTGGAATACAATCCGGAGCTTTTCTCATTGTATGAGGGAGGAGATGAAACAAACAGTAAATCAGATACTGTTAGATTGAAAAGAAAAGCCATTCGCCAATATGGAAAGTATGAAAGAGCAAATAGGAAAAACCAGGCCCGGGTCAAACCCGGATCCGTTTCACCTCTCCCGATTTCTGTTTTTCTTGTAGCAAGTGTCCTTAAGGACAGGAGTGACAAGTTGTTGACTGAAGCTAGGGGACTAGACGATGTCGTAAAG ATATTAAATGACATTTCTGGGAATATGGATGCCAAGAAAACTTGCACAGAGGCCATGAAGATTCACAAGAAGTATCTCAAAAG GCAAAAACGCCATAGCTTTCATATTCCATGGCTTGTTTCAAACGCCTCTTAA